The DNA sequence aacaataaggTGGATAAAGGAAAATTATGACGGTGGAAGGATACCCTTGAACCATGCCAGAATCTGCCCCCAACAAGATGAAGGATCGTAAGTCTatattcaaaaattttaaatgaTAACTTTACTGTTACTAAGTTGGTCAAAATCATTAACATGAAACTTTTTAATTGACAACAGATTAGATTGCGGAGCTTTTGTAATGTATTACATCGACAAAATGGCAAAAGAGGAGAAGATGCCAAACAAAGTCACCAAAGCTCAGATGATGAAATTCAaagctcaaatattcaaaaaatttgCTGAACATAAGCAGAGCTGGAACTCAGCAAATTAAGAATTTTAGATATTTGTTTGTTTACTTGAGAAATTCAGAAATTTGTTGTTTAGTTCAGACTATGAATTTGTATGGATTTGTTTAGTTCAGACTATGAATTTGTATGGATCTTTTTATTAAAGATTAATGCATCTTCTCAATTCATAGGACAAGTCACTGACTTGGCCAGTGtcaaagtaactggccaagtaactgtccATGTAAATGcggaatgtatatggctaaatcactggccaagtcactgtctatgtatatggcgaagtcactggcatatgaagtcactggccaagtcactgtctatGTATATGACGAAGTCACTGTCCATGCATATTgcgaagtcactggccatgtgaagtcactgaccaagtcactgtccatctTTATGGCGAAGTcaatggccaagtcactgtccatctTTATGGCGAAGTcaatggccaagtcactgtccatggccaagtcactgtccatgtaactgacaaagtaactggccaagtcactgtccatgtaactgacaaagtaactgCCCAAGTAAAGTCGcaggccaagtcactgtccatgtacatgaggaagtcactggccaatgaGTTGGGCAagtgaagtcactggccaagtcattggCAATGTGATTGTTAAATAACCAACATCACAAACTATGTTACTTACACTTCACtgacaatgtatgtaactgaacATGTAACTAATCATGTAGCTGAATATGTAACTGgacaaaaaacattaaaactctAAGTCACTACATCAAAGTTGGTGTAGATACTTCATTTTTTAATTGTCATTAATATttgcagcgtgccgctgcaccgcaaaaatcaaaaaaaaaatttacagctaatttttttattttgcagcgtgccgctgcaccgcAACGGCAGCGTTCCGCTGCCACTAACCAAATCTATAAGGAGTGATCCAACTACAAGTCATTGAACAAGAAACTGCCAAGATAACTAAAAACTAATGTCAATGGACAAGTCAATCTAAATCTAAAGAAAATGGTTATGTCACTGTACATGTAACTATTAAAAAACTGTAGGACACAGAATACTGAAGAATttataaaagaagaaagcagaTACACTGTCTCATAgtcaaaaaaaattgcaatgagTAAGCAATTCTTatcatttattgaaaaaaatgaaaaatcaaaacaaaacttcAATCTGTATTGGAGTCACTTGCTATGTCACTTGCCATGTCACTGTTAAAGCCATGTAAGCAGAATAGAACCTATATCGGAGCTGTACAACTCTTTCTGTTGTGACCATCACATTTTCCGCACCTACCACACTTGATCACCCTGGTTTGTTCGCTCCTTTTTCTGAACCTCTTCTTTCTAGGCCTTCCCGGTGGTCTTCTAGTCAAAGGAGGCTGCAATATCACCGCATCTCTACCAAAATCATGCACTTGCTTCGAAATAGAGGGAAGAGGATTAATTGGGAAAGAATAAGTTTCTCGATATTTCTCCACCTTGTACAGCTCATTGACATACAAATACGGGGAAGAACCATGTTGTTGGATCACTACAAGGGCATGGGAACATGGGAAGCCATACAGCTGCCATTCTCCACACGAACAAAAGTGAGTTTCCAAATTTACCATGCTATTGTACTTCTGGCAATGAACTTCATACACATAGGTATCAGACCTGCTCACTCTCCAATGCCTTCCGACTTCCAAATTCTCCTTCAGCTTCTTTTCAATCACCGGGCACAACTCAGAGAACCATTCTTGAGCATCCTGCTTCCGAGCAGCAATTGAAGCCATGGACTTCACTCTAATCCCATCATTAATATCAAGAATAGGAAGACTCTTCAAAGGCAACAcccaattattgaaagactcagCCAAGTTATTTGTCATTTCACCAAATCTTTCGCCGTTAAAGTACGCCATACACCAGTTCTCCTTCGGAAGATCCTCCAGAAATTGAGCAACTATGTCGCCACCTTCACTCCTCAAGATTTCCATATTGAACTCATACATCTCCGGTGTGCGAGAATAAGCACAACACATAAACAAGTAAGGAATCCGATCCTTAAGGTAAGAACCAGCTGGAAATTTGTCAGAAATGTTAGCCATCAGATGTCTAAAACAAAACCCATGTGGATTATTGGGAAACACACTAGGGAAAGCACTAACAAGCCCAACATGACGATCAGAAATGAACGTCACCCTCCTTATAGGGTGTTTTGCAAACTCTTCAGCCAAAACCTCAAGAAAAAATCTCCAATTACTCTCTTTTTCAGAATCGACAATAGCATAAGCAACTGGATACAAGCCTGAACACATAAACAAAATGATGTCACTGTCATGTAACTGttaatgtcactgaccatgtcgctGACATAACTGCATATTacttgacagtgacatggccagagACATGTCATTCAAAATCACAGAACATTTAAGTCATTGGGCATGTAACTGTCAATGAACATGTAACTGACAATGTCAGtagcaagaaaaataaaaaactagaaataATGAAGGAGATTCAACCTTGATTGGCATCCTTTGCCGATGCAGCAATAATCTGCCCCTTGTACTTGTTGGTAATGAATGTAGCATCAATGAAAAGAATAGGTCTACAAAATTGGAAACCCTTCATCCATGCACCATAGGTCACAAACATACGCTGAAACCTGTGTATTTCTCGATGAAACTCAACCACTATCCTAGAGTCGGAGTTTGACTTCATAACAGACTCACTGAACCAAAGTAGCTGAGAATAAGACTCAGCTTCATCACCATGGAGGGCTGTTTTTGCCAACTCTGTACCATACCAAACTGTACGATAAGGAACATCCAAACCATAATCACTCTTGATCTCATCAGCTATATCAATTGGCTTTTTGTTTGGATTCGCACGAATCTTATCAAGCACAATAGACTTGACAACCTTGGATCCCATCATCTTACTCTTCTGCAATCGAATCACACCATGACAAGTGTGAACATTAACCAACCTTTTAATCATAAAGAAACCATTAACCCTGCATAAATAAGCCTTCACAAGCCAATTGCAGCCCTGAGAATGTTTCTTAGAACACTGAGCAATAACACGAACCTTGTCATTTCTAACAAACTCATATGAAAAACCAATTTCTATGGCATACTTACGCAGCTTATCTCTAAACTCAACAACCCCACCCTCAAACTTTTGGCCTTCAGAATGAATATAACTCTCCCAACCTTTCGTCATATAACTCTTCGGTGCCTCTGGCCTATAACACCCCAAATAATCATTCTCCTCAAGCATGGTACTAGAATCCTCACACACTGTATTACTCACCACGCTTTCACTAATAGAAGGCAAATCAGTCACAAACACTTCAACGAAATCAGAATTGTAACGAACCAAATTCCTAAAAATCATTCTCATATCAACTTCACTCTCTAGAAAACAAGAACTAGAATCCGGAGGAATAATGTACCTCAACATGAAATTTCCTTGAATCAAATCCGGAAAACGAGAGCGTATTGAATTGCATAGGTCAACAAACGACCAATTATGCAACAATGGAACTGTCGCTGCTTCACCAGAATAAATAAACTTGACAACATAGCTAGTATCCATAACAACTGCacaagaataaaacaaaatcactATCCATGTCACTACTAAGAAAATCAACAGAATCAACACAAACAAGTCACTGCCAAAGTAACTGTTAAAGCCTGAACAAAACAGCAGTATTTAaaatgtaactggccatgtcactgataAAAAAACACAGTATAGAACAAATATAGTACCGCAATAGCACAAAACAtcatcaacaattcaacatagAATAGAGTCGACGAAGGAGAAGAACACAGTAATCCAAAACGAACAATTCATCAATTTaacacaaacaacaaaaaaacactGCAAAATCCAAAACGAACAAATTCACAGAGAGAAGGCTTACAGATCAAATCAGAGAAAaccagagagaggaagaaatacAGAGACCGTAACTAAGCACTGAgtcgacgaagaagaagaacacaatAACATGATCAAGACGAACACCGACGAAGACAAAGATCCAGAAAAAGAGAACAGCCGCGGAAGCTCCAAAACCACTCAAAACAGAGATTTCAGATCGTCGCAGAGGCACACAACTAAATCGGAAGCTTCCGACGGagaggaaggagaagaaaaaatctcGGAAAGAGATCTCCGAACAAATCGAATCGGAAGGTTTCTGATCAAAGGAGAGATAAAATTTGAGCTCGCAGATTTTGAAATGGAAGGTTATAAAGGTTTATTACTGTAGGGGCAGAATCGgaatcaaaaaaaattaaaaactgaccttttttaacatcactCTATTATTAATAAGGACTAAActaatattactaacaatttATAATagacctttttatcaagtgaGAAACTAGGTGatctttttatcatttcacactctaatgtgacattttccatcatttcccttaatttcttttcaattttcttaataaaatctattttataattgtcttatttacccttgtgatttaatttattgtcaaagttttttaatctttcagggttaaatatgtcaaaatttttagttttggctaacaaagcatcttctcttaataatagtatagatatacaTGCAGTTATGGTGTAggttattctaaaaaaaaaaaaaaaagttctggTGGAAGTTGAACCAGTACTTGACCGGTCAATTCTCCATTCATGGATGCATAGCGGCTATTGTCTGCCTCCATTTTTGACCATCATTTCTCACTAATGGAAGACCTCATCATGCTCGCTTTGTCATTGTCTAGTTTCTAATACCTGCTTGGATGAAGAGATGAAGGGGAGTGTAGACCATGCACATATTGAAACTCCTGCAAATTCAATCTCTCATCGACACTTTGGAAACAGAAATGCCATTTTAATAGGTTTTTTGATTGTGTAGACCATTGGGAGGTTGAAACTCGACCAGAAAGTCTTGGAAATCAATAAAACATTGTTGGCGTAGTTATTACTAATGAATAAGGTGTTTTCAGAGATACTAATTAATATGCCTCTCTGAATGCCTCAATACcaagttattatttattaaccaccaaggaggaggagagggagagggagagttaATTTCTTTGGCCTCAACTGAATGACTGTCTACATAATGCAATTACGAACTGTTAATtctgtttacttacttggaatggaatggaatgattacggagtaaaaacaccCTTGTGTTTactactaacacataaaggaatcagaatgattccaggtaaaagaattcctgtgtttactaacacatgaaggaatcagaattggtgtaggtcccacctatttatcaggaatcaattcctgaatactcaggaattcgattacgaaggggagagatgagtttaggaatcattcctccaaAATCAATACCAAttcttttcttctcccattccacttgtctccgatttatgattattaatttttcattccaagtaagtaaacgtgccattaaTTCATTTTATGGCGTTATCAACTGGCTTACCATGGTATGTTGTTACACCTACCAGATGTTAATATGTATGAAATTTCTCATTAGTCTGCGTACTGCAACTTTTCAAAGGACCTCTAGATGTTTTTGCTTTAAAACCTACTTAGGATAATTGGGTTCATGAAGACCATGACATGTTGAAAATGCTCCTCCAGACTTGCAGGTCATTCTTATATTGCTTGACTTCAAAGGTGAACTTGCTTAGAGAAATTGGATTATCAAATGTTTGGAGAGTTTCTAATGAGGACCTTTAAAATGATCATGATTTCATGAGAACTTTCTAATTAATGGTTGTGAAATccacttttcgattatattacgataaatcaatttttaaatatttatgtatgcatgagtcaatcacttttgaaaattttctttcaaattgctAATCGTAAAGGTAccactagattaaatcaattgacGAATTAAATTTGTCAAATCTAAACTTTTTATGTTCATAAATaataaatcatgattatgaatgacttaacgattttcaattttgttgaaattgCTTTTGTATAAATTATCTAtcatgaatatctaaacatctaacggttgatttacgaaatgtgatcgaaaagttagtctcacaaccgttgattagaaagtcttcATGAAGTCTTTATTTTAATGGTTCTCATTAAAAGTTATTCT is a window from the Rosa chinensis cultivar Old Blush chromosome 2, RchiOBHm-V2, whole genome shotgun sequence genome containing:
- the LOC121051266 gene encoding uncharacterized protein LOC121051266, translating into MANISDKFPAGSYLKDRIPYLFMCCAYSRTPEMYEFNMEILRSEGGDIVAQFLEDLPKENWCMAYFNGERFGEMTNNLAESFNNWVLPLKSLPILDINDGIRVKSMASIAARKQDAQEWFSELCPVIEKKLKENLEVGRHWRVSRSDTYVYEVHCQKYNSMVNLETHFCSCGEWQLYGFPCSHALVVIQQHGSSPYLYVNELYKVEKYRETYSFPINPLPSISKQVHDFGRDAVILQPPLTRRPPGRPRKKRFRKRSEQTRVIKCGRCGKCDGHNRKSCTAPI